The following coding sequences lie in one Arachis ipaensis cultivar K30076 chromosome B05, Araip1.1, whole genome shotgun sequence genomic window:
- the LOC107640424 gene encoding uncharacterized protein LOC107640424, translating to MKPPNGRKAVLRFNSALQPVGDEAGLLSGVMGLLGSDYTKFPICERDWRKVRTRDKVYNEIVKQILKTAQMELLQTIGESFSIIAIAKRHRRSVRKIPRIDQSNFTPTPADRKAWQGSEKKSRNDKGG from the exons ATGAAGCCACCTAACGGAAGAAAGGCCGTACTCAGGTTTAACAGTGCACTGCAACCAGTTGGGGATGAAGCAGGTCTACTGAGTGGCGTTATGGGACTGCTAGGATCTGACTACACCAAATTCCCAATCTGCGAGAGGGACTGGAGAAAGGTTCGCACCAGGGACAAGGTCTATAATGAAATAGTAAAg CAAATATTgaaaaccgcccagatggaattACTGCAGACCATTGGAGAAAGTTTCTCGATTATCGCAATAGCGAAGAGACACAG GAGAAGTGTAAGAAAAATACCGAGAATCGATCAAAGCAACTTTACACCCACACCGGCGGATCGAAAAGCTTGGCAAGGCTCGGAGAAGAAGAG TCGGAACGACAAGGGAGGATAG